The following is a genomic window from Candidatus Latescibacterota bacterium.
GAGTAGTTCTGCACCATCCGCAATGCTCACAAGACTCCTCAATCTGTTCATACGCAGTTCAGCATCGCTATAAACGCGAGTCAGATTCGCAATAACTTCATCCAGGGTTATTGCCTCCTTAGCCTGATATTTTTTCGGCACTGAATCCTCCTGCCGGGTGTTGACCTGCTCCTCCTCTTGGTACCACACTGGCCTATAAAGGGACTATGGTTTTTTGTTATTAATAAGATAATGATGTTGCAGAGAATAAAATGGGGGCGGGTTATTTTTTAACCCGAATATCCCCATAGTAGATTCAGATTACGAAGCGTTCTCTAATCCGACCTATCTTAATAATGTCATCTTTTTGGTAATAGAGTTCTTTCCCGCTACAAGTCTGTAGAAATATATTCCGGAAACAACATGATTTCCACCTGCATCCCTGCCGTTCCAGTGAACAAGGGACTCTCCGGCATCCGCCACCGCATCGAAGACGACTGCTACGAGCCTTCCCGTCACATCGTGGATCGTGATCCTGACATGATGCCTTTCGGGAATTGAAAACGTTATAGAGGTCGAAGGATTGAAGGGATTGGGAATGTTCTGATAAAGATACATATCCGCACAAGGAATTATTACCTCATCTGTCTCAAAAAGAAGGCTGCTTATTCCATCGATTGAATAAAGTACGCGATAACTATAGATCTCGCCCGGCTTGCAGCTTCTGTCTGTAAAACTGAATTCCATCCCATTACACTCTACCTGCCCGTGCATCGGCACGAAAGAGCCGCCGTCTTTCAAACACCTTCTCGCTTCGAATACTGCATCCGCATCTATCATAGAAAGAGACCAGCTGACAATGACTTCAGATATGTCAGCCCGGATATCGAATCCGGACAGGAGCGTTGCGACAGGTTCGCCTAAACAGTCTATAGCACCTGCATATATATCCGCATTATCCACTCCCTCCCGATAATCTGTCCATGCCATGATCGCACCCCCCACCCCATCCGGGCAGATCCCTGGATAACTCTGTCTGATGCTGTTCTCCGCCAGAGGGATTCCCAGAGTCGACCACGTGCGGGTCCCAAGAGAATCGATGTGCTGCGTATAGGCTTTCCAGCCATCCCTGTTATCTACCCATATCAAATGGACTCCCTTTTTACTATCGGTGGCGGCACAGAGATTATAAATATCTCCCTCTCCACAGATATTCGACATCCACAGGAGTCCTCCGTCCTTTTCATAACTGCCCACCCGCCCGTAGAGTCCCTCATAGTATGCTAATATGAACCCCCCATCGTCGCGGACGACTATGCAGGGGAAGAAATTGAACGGTTTCTCTGTCCAGCTGGACTGCTTCAGCCCGTACCGGGATGTTCCAGTCGAATCTACATGTTGTCTCGCAACTACATACGCCTCGAAGTTTGTTCGCGCCTCCCAGAAGATGATCGCGCCGAATCGGTTGTCGTATTCGATGCCCCTCATCATATGGTTGAATTCATTGTCCCACAAAAAGTGTCCGCCTGCTGCCCAGGCAAGCGTGCCGTCCGCGCGCACCCTTTGCGCCCAGATCTCGCTATCTTCCCAGGCGATTATGGCGCCGCCCTGGCCGTCCCTGCAGATACAAGACCTGTAATAGCCTGCGTCGCCAGTATCCAGGGCGACCCCTCCGGCTACCCATGCCGGCATCCCGTTCCCGTACAACCTCTGCGCATATACACCCTCTCCTCCGGACCGGTC
Proteins encoded in this region:
- a CDS encoding T9SS type A sorting domain-containing protein, with the protein product MKRYYYLLVVVCMFLLSISSPKAGFIEDGVPICTVPGIQSHSLIAECPGGGAIIVWLDESVTGGAIFAQKIDDFGRFQWPVSDVRVTASTSPQSDAAIIPDGSGGVFVTWQHDDDIYAQHLDAGGTPLWTEDGVPVCVIGGVQSHPDLCPGSDDGIIVCWEDDRSGGEGVYAQRLYGNGMPAWVAGGVALDTGDAGYYRSCICRDGQGGAIIAWEDSEIWAQRVRADGTLAWAAGGHFLWDNEFNHMMRGIEYDNRFGAIIFWEARTNFEAYVVARQHVDSTGTSRYGLKQSSWTEKPFNFFPCIVVRDDGGFILAYYEGLYGRVGSYEKDGGLLWMSNICGEGDIYNLCAATDSKKGVHLIWVDNRDGWKAYTQHIDSLGTRTWSTLGIPLAENSIRQSYPGICPDGVGGAIMAWTDYREGVDNADIYAGAIDCLGEPVATLLSGFDIRADISEVIVSWSLSMIDADAVFEARRCLKDGGSFVPMHGQVECNGMEFSFTDRSCKPGEIYSYRVLYSIDGISSLLFETDEVIIPCADMYLYQNIPNPFNPSTSITFSIPERHHVRITIHDVTGRLVAVVFDAVADAGESLVHWNGRDAGGNHVVSGIYFYRLVAGKNSITKKMTLLR